The region GAGAAATTGAAATCGGCGTACCGGATAAGGAGGGAAGAAAGGAGATTCTCCAGATACACACGAGAGGTATGCCAATAGAGCCCAGATACACGAGGAGGGACGTGATCAACGCCCTTAATGAACTGAAGGCTCTTGGAAGATTCGATGCGACGAAAATAGACAGCTTGATCGAGAGGATTGAGAAAACTCCCGAGAATGTGGATGACATACTTGAGGCTCTCAGAGAGGACGAGGAGCTGCTGAATGAAGTGAAGAGCAAACTCACGGACGTGATGTTCGACTATCTTGCGGAGAAGACAAACGGTTTCGTCGGTGCTGACCTTGCGGCACTTGCAAAGGAGGCTGCAATGCATGCTCTGAGAAAGAGGATTGAGGCCGGAGAGATTGATGTTGAGGCAGAGGAAATTCCGGCAGAAGTCCTCGAAAGCCTGAAGGTTACGCTTGAGGACTTTGAAGAGGCACTCAAGAACATTGAGCCTTCGGCGATGAGGGAGGTTCTTGTGGAGGTTCCGAACATTAAATGGAACGACATTGGTGGGCTTGAGAAGGCAAAACAGGAGCTTAGAGAGGCTGTTGAGTGGCCAATGAAGTACCCTGAGCTGTTCATCACTGCAGGAATCAAACCACCAAGGGGCATACTGCTCTACGGACCGCCTGGCACAGGAAAAACTCTCCTCGCAAAGGCTGTGGCAAATGAGAGCAACGCCAACTTCATAAGCGTAAAGGGTCCGGAGCTGCTCAGCAAGTGGGTGGGAGAGAGCGAGAAACACGTCAGAGAGATGTTCAGAAAGGCAAGACAGGTTGCACCCTGTGTTATATTCTTCGATGAGATTGACAGTCTTGCACCGAGACGTGGAGGTACCGGAGATTCACATGTGACTGAGAGAGTTGTCAGTCAGCTTTTGACAGAGCTTGACGGTCTCGAGGAGCTGAAAGATGTTGTCGTTATAGCGGCAACAAACAGACCGGACATGATAGACCCGGCACTGCTGAGACCCGGAAGAATAGAGCGGCACATATACATACCACCGCCAGACAAAGAGGCCAGAAAAGAGATTTTCAGGGTTCACACAAGAGACATGCCTCTATCAGACGATGTTTCGTTTGACAAACTTGCAGAGATGACTGAGGGCTACAGCGGTGCTGACATAGAGGCGGTGTGCAGAGAGGCGGGCCTCACGGCGATAAGAGAGGTCGTGCAGAAGTACAGCGAGGAGGAGATAAAGGAGGCCGTCAAACAGCTCAAGGTTACAATGGACCATTTCAGAAAAGCCATAGAAAAGGTCAAGCCAAGCCTGACAGAAGACGACCTCGAAAGGTATGAAAAAATAGTTAAGGATTTCCACAAAATGTATTCCTAAATTTTTTGTTTGAGGGGAGGTGAGAAAAATGCCCTGGAGAAGGAGGAAAAAGGACTGGGATGAGGATGACTGGTTCGATGACTTTTTCAGATTCCCGTTCGAAGAATTTGATGAGATATTCAGGAAAATGCTGAAGGAGTTTGACGAGATATTTAGAGCGGCTGAGCTTTCGGAAGGAAAGCCAATAGTGAGGGGTTTCAGCATCAGAATAGGCCCGGATGGTAAACCGGAAATCAGAGAGTTCGGAACAAAGCCCACAATCAAGGAGGAAGACCTGGACCAGAGGAAACCTCTCGTTGATGTTATCGAGACTGACGAGGAAATTCAGGTTATTGCAGAGATGCCCGGAGTCAGCAAGGAGGACATCGAACTGAACGCAAGCGAGACCAAGCTCGAGATCAAGGCTGAAGGAGAGAACAGAAAATACTACGAGATCGTTGACCTGCCAGACGACGTGGATCCGGACTCTGCAAGGGCAAGGTACAACAACGGAGTCCTTGAGGTTATACTGAAGAAGAAACATCCAAAAAGAGAGAACAAGAGAAAGATCGACATCGAATGACTGCCTTCAAATTTTAAGACCTTACATTATTTTTTTATGCTCCTTATAGCCCGCCAACTACAGGCGTAATGTATGTTTCTATCAGAGCGGCAACAAGTAGCATTGGGAGTGGTATTTTAACGAACTTTTTCAGATGCTCCAGAATTACTGCGTCAAGGCTTATCCGCTCTCCCCTAAGCAGTCTGTAAAATGCAATCCCCATTTCGAAACCGTATGCGCAGCTGACAAGGATTGCGGGAATCTCAAGTATGCCGTGGGGTATCAGCAGCAGCAGGGTTCTGAGAATACCTATCTCCATACCAACGTACCCCACCACAACTCCGATAACTATCCCGTTGAACACGACAAACAGCAGGGGAACAATGCCCAAAAAGACGCCCAGTATCATTGCCGAGAAGGCCTTCAGAGTGTTGTTGAGGAATATGAATGCAAATACCTCATAATGTTTCAGGCTGCCCACAAAACCGAACTCTGAAAACAGATTCTCCACCATGTTCTTCGTGAGCGGTTCGTATTTCAGGGCGAAGATATATCCAAATGCGATGGATATGAAAAAAACAAATGTCAGCGAAATCAGAATTGTTCTGCCTGTCCTCATGGCCCTACACCCCGAACATCATCCTAAGTCCATTTCTGATGCCGGGAGCAAAGCCAAGTGTGAAAACCACGAACTTTATGAATCCCAGAAGGTTTTCGTCCTCCTTTGTTCTCTCAGAGTCTATGAGATACAGCAGTGGAACAATCACCGCAAGCTTGAGGGGTATCATAACCCATGGTCCGGCAAGATCGATGAAGAACCTGGGAAGGACATGAAGCTCCCAGTATCCGAGGTACTGAATTCCGAGAAAGCTCGATGCC is a window of Geoglobus acetivorans DNA encoding:
- a CDS encoding stage II sporulation protein M; translated protein: MRTGRTILISLTFVFFISIAFGYIFALKYEPLTKNMVENLFSEFGFVGSLKHYEVFAFIFLNNTLKAFSAMILGVFLGIVPLLFVVFNGIVIGVVVGYVGMEIGILRTLLLLIPHGILEIPAILVSCAYGFEMGIAFYRLLRGERISLDAVILEHLKKFVKIPLPMLLVAALIETYITPVVGGL
- the hsp20 gene encoding archaeal heat shock protein Hsp20; the protein is MPWRRRKKDWDEDDWFDDFFRFPFEEFDEIFRKMLKEFDEIFRAAELSEGKPIVRGFSIRIGPDGKPEIREFGTKPTIKEEDLDQRKPLVDVIETDEEIQVIAEMPGVSKEDIELNASETKLEIKAEGENRKYYEIVDLPDDVDPDSARARYNNGVLEVILKKKHPKRENKRKIDIE